The window GATGCGAGAAACAACCTTTCAAAATGAAATTATTGTTAACTAGTCACATGATAATTTGTATCACCCAACCTCATGTGCCTATAGTGTATAAGACACGCCTGTCAACCCCTATTATTATATATGATTCTTATATGGGTTTTGATCCTCATGGTAAAATGTAGTTTGTTTATTTGCTTCTGTTCCACCAATTGGTAGTCTTTTTTCTGCTAAAATGTATGGTTAATTTATTCTAATATATGATGGTTTCAGTTTTTAGAAAACCAATGaaccaaaactaaaaataaaccaTAAAAACGAAAGTGTACACTCTTGAAAAATATTGAGGTTGAGTCGGCCCAGAACTTTGAAAACACGGTTTCATTTTGCAAATGCACCGCACTAGGTATCCCAAACATTAACTTACATCTGAAGTCTGTTAAACCAATGATACACGAAGAACcacataaaatagaaaaaaatgtttatgaGCAAGAAGATGAGATGAAGACCACTCTTGTAATCATAAACTGTATTATTTTGGCGATTGGAAATATGTATGATTTTtggtatttgatatttttaaaaggaaaaagacTAGTATATGTACTAAGACGAAGATACAAGATTCTCATAGAATTGTTTTGAATATCAAAGTGTATTTTTCCAGATATTCCACAAAATTCAATCAAACACACCAAAAGTAGTTAATTCATTCATACTCGGCATCCGTTATGGCTTCATGGACCAGTGAATATAAAAGAACGAGTACAACGACAAATAAAGTTTTCACAGCTTTGCAcatatttgtatcttcttatacAACTATGAACACATCTACCACAAAAATCATATTCAGTTTCAAAATTGGCATTTTTCGTTTTGAGAACAGTTTCAAAATTGACATTTTGAGGGCTTTCTGCAAGCTTAAAAGTAATACCATGTCCGCCTAAGTTGGGTTTTGCCATGATATTTGACATACCtgcaaaaaaaatgtatatgaaaattaaattattaaacacaaaaatattgTTAGAAAATATAACATATGATGTTAagttaactaaatataaatttacatgaTGAAACGAAGATTAGATAAGTTAAAAAACAAAGGACTGTATTCATTTTTTGAAaggaaaataagttttattcttttttttagtaATCACTCTGAGCTCTTGTTGAGATCAAAATAGTGCGATattaatatacaattttttactTTGTAACGCAATAGTTGATATAATACATTCGAcgttttttcttataaatatttagaaaaactCCTTTAAATTTTCAGTTTTAGTTAAGAACTATCAAATGTGCATATATCTATTATACTGGGTCATTGATTATTCAGTTATTTCAAATGAAATAACTATAGTCATTAAGTTTTGTTTTGAGCTTGAAAGAGACTTGCAAGTttctcaaaattttgattttttaattataatttatatatttttgtaaaagatTCTTTTGATAACTTTGTATACGGATGTCTTTAGAATGCAGCAATTGCACCGATGCCAAACAGTATCCAAAACCTAGAACTTCTAAACTAAAGTCAAACATGAGAGGGAAATATTCCAAATATGTTTGTATATTTATTCACATACGACAGCTGATGTTCTGTCTTTTCTCTTCTGAATGATTGATTAGTCAGCTAATAATTTGTCTCACTCAACTACgtgttatattattatattgtcACGTGTGATCCTAAAGGTAATCCACTAGAAGGTGGGTGAATCTTTGACTTTAGTGATCTCGTTATCATACGATAGCCTTTAAAATGGCTGTTGATACCAACCAATGGTGAAATAGTCAGTATATTAGAAAACCAATGAAACTAAACCGTAAATCAAACCGCAGTAAACCGACTTTTCATACGTATCCCAACACCACATCAAGTTGAACTAGTAAGTAAATGATCCACTTGAAGACTTGAAGTCACTCTTTTCTCTTCATGCTTTGTTTATAGAATCAAAGACTACAAGAAGAAGCACCTAAACACataaagatgaagatgaagacggTTCTTGTAATCATAAACTGTATAATCTTGGCGATAGGAAACTGCGGAGGCCCTCTAATGACGCGTCTCTACTTCAGAAACGGTGGCAAACGAATCTGGTTCTCAAGCTTCCTCCAAACCTCAGGTTGCCCCATCATCCTCCTCCCTctcctcttctccttcctcACACGTCACCGTcaacaacaagaacaagaagaaccAAAGACTACACTCTTCCTCATCAAACCTCCACTGTTCTTGGCCTCTGTTGTGGTCGGTCTCCTCATCGGCTTCGACAACTACCTCTACGCTTACGGCTTAGCTTACCTCCCAGTCTCCACCTCCTCTCTCATCATCTCCTCTCAGCTAGCCTTCACAGCTCTCTTCGccttcttcatggtgaagcaAAGGTTCACGCCTTTCACTATAAACGCCGTCGTTTTGCTCACTCTCGGCGCCGGAAGCCTGGCCCTTCACGCGGACGGTGACAAGCTCCCCAAGGAGACGCGCAAGGAGTATATAGTCGGGTTTGTAATGACTGTCGCTGCAGCTGTTCTCTACGCGTTTGTGTTGCCGCTTGTGGAGCTCGCTTACAAGAAAGCTAGTCAGAGGATCAGCTACACGCTTGTCCTCGAGATGCAGTTGGTCTTGTGCGTGGTCGCCACTTGCTTATGCCTCGTTGGTATGCTCGCTGATGGGGACTTCAAAGTGGGAGgcttttttatctttcttgatTAGGATTCAAGAATCAAGAATTTGACTTTTTGTTCACTGTGCAGGAGTTAGGAAGAGAAGCGAGAGAGTTTAAGCTTGGAGGGTCGAAGCATTACTGTCTGGTGGTTGCGTTCACGGCTGTTATCTGGCAAGGCTTTTTCTTGGGGTCTATAGGGATGATCTTCTGCGCGTCGTCTCTAGTCTCTGGAGTTTTGATCAGTGCTCTGCTTCCGTTGACGGAGGTCTTGGCTGTTCTTTTCTTCAAGGAGAAGTTTCAGGCGGCGAAAGGCGTCTCTCTGTTTCTCTCCCTTTGGGGGTTTGTTTCTTACTTCTATGGAAAGATTCAGTccgagaaggagaagaagaagactcagGAGGCAGAACTGTCTCAGCTTCCAGCGACTGAGTCTTTTGCTTAAAAAGAATCTAATGGTCTGTGTAAAAAAACACACAACTCTGTGATGTGGTGGTTGCACTTTGGTTATGTAACTGGCATGGCTCGTTTGCTCACATATACGAGTACAAATTTTTATTACACTTTTAAGTGAACTGGTCTTAGTATTTGAACACATCACACACTATGCCATAATCCACAGATGAGGGGAGCTCATTATTTGGAACATATAGGTTGTGAAGAAACCGAGACTCCAAAAGCCATTGATGGTGGACAGCCACGAGATCTCACTTCTCAGTTTCTTGTACTGTTCTTCAACCATTCTAGATACTTGTCGCTTCCACCAGTTATGGGCAATGCAATCACTTCTGGCACACTAAAGAAACAACGTTCAATTACTTAGCTTTGTGGgatttgctaaaaaaaaaaagacaaggcAT is drawn from Brassica rapa cultivar Chiifu-401-42 chromosome A05, CAAS_Brap_v3.01, whole genome shotgun sequence and contains these coding sequences:
- the LOC103867513 gene encoding purine permease 2 isoform X2; the protein is MKMKTVLVIINCIILAIGNCGGPLMTRLYFRNGGKRIWFSSFLQTSGCPIILLPLLFSFLTRHRQQQEQEEPKTTLFLIKPPLFLASVVVGLLIGFDNYLYAYGLAYLPVSTSSLIISSQLAFTALFAFFMVKQRFTPFTINAVVLLTLGAGSLALHADGDKLPKETRKEYIVGFVMTVAAAVLYAFVLPLVELAYKKASQRISYTLVLEMQLVLCVVATCLCLVGMLADGDFKNQEFDFLFTVQELGREAREFKLGGSKHYCLVVAFTAVIWQGFFLGSIGMIFCASSLVSGVLISALLPLTEVLAVLFFKEKFQAAKGVSLFLSLWGFVSYFYGKIQSEKEKKKTQEAELSQLPATESFA
- the LOC103867513 gene encoding purine permease 2 isoform X1, whose protein sequence is MKMKTVLVIINCIILAIGNCGGPLMTRLYFRNGGKRIWFSSFLQTSGCPIILLPLLFSFLTRHRQQQEQEEPKTTLFLIKPPLFLASVVVGLLIGFDNYLYAYGLAYLPVSTSSLIISSQLAFTALFAFFMVKQRFTPFTINAVVLLTLGAGSLALHADGDKLPKETRKEYIVGFVMTVAAAVLYAFVLPLVELAYKKASQRISYTLVLEMQLVLCVVATCLCLVGMLADGDFKELGREAREFKLGGSKHYCLVVAFTAVIWQGFFLGSIGMIFCASSLVSGVLISALLPLTEVLAVLFFKEKFQAAKGVSLFLSLWGFVSYFYGKIQSEKEKKKTQEAELSQLPATESFA